A genomic stretch from Setaria viridis chromosome 1, Setaria_viridis_v4.0, whole genome shotgun sequence includes:
- the LOC117865248 gene encoding putative kinase-like protein TMKL1, with the protein MEMAGAAEADTPSQEPVRTGRSNTILLPIVGILFAYLLYRFLRPRLRGLRLDRYVPSWVRAPAWLRQRAPSGSTVLPYFAPIADRLGALPYLGPFAERLGVGPQGGGGYGGHGAQALVKFPGGEALSVAAILEAPGEVVAKSAHSTLYRAAMRSGEAAVLLRFVRPACAVGADEAYAAAGRIGAVTHPNLVPLRAVYVGPRGEKLLVHPFYAAGSLHRFLQEGIAESQRWNIVCNLSLGIAKGLDHLHTGLEKPMVHGNLKTSNILLDANYECRISDYGIYLLLNPAAAQEMLESSAAQGYKAPELIKMRDATRESDIYSLGVVLLEMLAQKEHADDGRPNPRDILLPASFKNLVLERKISEAFSSDLARHCRRSGKERNLNAYFELATACCSPSPSLRPNTKHVLKRLEEIAR; encoded by the exons ATGGAGATGGCGGGGGCGGCCGAGGCGGACACGCCGTCGCAGGAGCCGGTGCGCACGGGCCGGAGCAACACCATCCTGCTCCCCATCGTCGGCATCCTTTTCGCCTACCTGCTCTACCGCTTCCTCCGCCCGCGCCTCCGCGGCCTGCGCCTCGACCGCTACGTCCCGTCGTGGGTCCGCGCGCCCGCCTGGCTCCGCCAGCGCGCGCCCAGCGGCAGCACCGTGCTGCCCTACTTCGCGCCCATCGCCGACCGCCTCGGCGCGCTGCCGTACCTCGGCCCCTTCGCCGAGCGCCTCGGCGTGGGcccgcagggcggcggcgggtacggcggccacggcgcccaGGCGCTCGTCAAGTTCCCCGGCGGGGAGGCGCTGTCGGTGGCGGCCATCCTCGAGGCGCCCGGGGAGGTGGTGGCCAAGTCCGCGCACAGCACGCTGTACCGCGCCGCGATGCGCTCCGGCGAGGCCGCCGTGCTGCTCCGGTTCGTGCGCCCCGCGTGCGCCGTCGGGGCCGACGAGGCCTATGCCGCCGCGGGGCGGATCGGCGCAGTCACGCACCCGAACCTCGTGCCGCTCCGCGCGGTGTACGTCGGGCCCAGGGGCGAGAAGCTGCTCGTGCACCCCTTCTACGCCGCCGGCTCGCTCCATCGCTTCTTGCAAG AGGGAATTGCCGAGTCACAGAGATGGAACATAGTTTGCAACCTTTCTCTCGGCATCGCCAAGGGACTGGATCACCTCCACACAGGCTTGGAGAAGCCGATGGTTCACGGCAACCTCAAGACGAGCAACATCCTTCTCGACGCCAACTACGAGTGCAGGATATCGGACTACGGCATCTACCTCCTGCtgaaccccgccgccgcccaggagATGCTGGAATCCTCCGCGGCGCAGGGGTACAAGGCGCCCGAGCTGATCAAGATGCGGGACGCCACGAGGGAGAGCGACATCTACAGCCTGGGGGTCGTCCTGCTCGAGATGCTCGCCCAGAAGGAGCACGCCGACGACGGGCGGCCGAACCCGCGGGACATCCTCCTGCCGGCCTCCTTCAAGAACCTGGTCCTCGAGAGGAAGATCTCCGAGGCCTTCAGCTCCGATCTCGCCAGGCACTGCAGGAGGTCCGGGAAGGAGAGGAACCTGAACGCCTACTTCGAGCTGGCCACGGCCTGCTGcagcccgtcgccgtcgctgaGACCCAACACGAAGCATGTACTCAAGAGGCTCGAGGAGATAGCGAGATGA
- the LOC117865256 gene encoding uncharacterized protein, giving the protein MAGVAAPAPTQQTSHVSRAIPLGLVPVAVLLAAAVGLLGLLPSLAQAVWEVPQLFLLGLVISYGVFAQRNADADGNAAKERSLAWNARYHPDGPLVVVADHAAAPSDDDEDGQHGARERPLSLPVRRLKSAAAQESETGGDAGDAFGEETDSCASSSGFWAGARAVPSPPSVLDADLGLSPCSQPESSRPFFVHGANKSHGFDAATPSTMSRVPHDQPWSDDGEGTDWEEDAEGSDEMTMSSERSVRGDLAAAACAYDHSEGDGDGDTSVDEELLELAAKAEPDGEEEVDRKADEFIAKFREQIRLQRH; this is encoded by the coding sequence ATGGCCGGCGTAGCTGCCCCAGCTCCCACGCAACAAACCAGCCATGTCTCGCGGGCGATCCCTCTTGGCCTCGTCCCCGTGGCcgtgctgctcgccgccgccgtcgggctcCTCGGGCTGCTGCCGTCGCTGGCCCAGGCGGTGTGGGAGGTGCCCCAACTGTTCCTCCTCGGCCTCGTCATCTCCTACGGCGTCTTCGCCCAGAGgaacgccgacgccgacggcaaTGCCGCCAAGGAGCGCTCGCTGGCGTGGAACGCGCGGTACCACCCCGACGGCCCCCTCGTCGTGGTCGCAGAtcacgcggcggcgccgagcgacgacgacgaggacggccAGCACGGCGCGCGGGAGAGGCCGCTTTCCCTGCCGGTGCGGAGGCTGAAGTCTGCGGCGGCGCAAGAGTCCGAaaccggcggcgacgccggtgACGCCTTCGGTGAAGAGACGGACAGCtgcgcgtcgtcgtcggggtTCTGGGCTGGCGCGCGCGCCGTCCCTTCGCCGCCCTCTGTTCTCGACGCCGACCTGGGCCTTTCCCCATGCTCACAGCCAGAGTCGTCACGGCCCTTCTTTGTCCACGGCGCCAACAAGTCCCACGGGTTCGACGCCGCGACGCCGTCCACCATGTCGAGGGTGCCCCACGACCAGCCGTggagcgacgacggcgagggcaCCGActgggaggaggacgccgaagggtcggacgagatgaCCATGTCGTCAGAGAGGTCGGTCCGCGGCGACCTCGCAGCTGCCGCCTGCGCCTATGACCACAGCGAaggcgacggtgacggcgacACGTCGGTGGACGAAGAGCTTCTCGAGCTGGCGGCGAAGGCGGAGccggacggggaggaggaggtggacagGAAGGCCGACGAGTTCATCGCCAAGTTCAGGGAGCAGATCAGGCTGCAGAGACATTAG